The region GGCCCATTATCTAATGGAGCAACTACTGTTATGTATGAAGGAGTTCCTAGGCCTTCAAATCCAGGAGCATTTTGGGATGTAATTCAAAAGCATAAAGTTTCGATATTTTACACTGCTCCAACCGCAATAAGAGCCTTTATGAAAGCTGGAGAAAAGCTTCCTCAGCAATACGATTTATCTAGTTTGAGACTTTTAGGAACTGTTGGAGAACCAATTAATCCAGAGGCTTGGATCTGGTATAGAGATGTTATTGGAGGAGGGAGATGCCCAATAGTTGATACATGGTGGCAAACAGAAACTGGCGGAGTGATGATTAGCCCTCTACCTGGAGCGACTCCAACCAAACCTGGATCAGCAACTTTTCCTTTGCCTGGGATTGAAGCCGATGTCGTTAATTCAGATGGCGATTCTGTAGCTAATAATGAGGGTGGATATTTGGTGGTTAAAAGACCATGGCCTGGAATGATGAGAAATGTTTATGGAGATGAAAAAAGATTTAGAGAGAGTTACTGGGAGTATTTAAAACCTTCAGATAAAAGCTATATATATTTTGCTGGAGATGGGGCTCGAAGAGATGAAGAAGGTTATTTTTGGGTTATGGGAAGAGTTGATGATGTTATAAATGTATCTGGTCATAGGCTTGGAACAATGGAGATAGAATCAGCTTTAGTTAGTCATGAGCTCATCTCAGAAGCTGCAGTCGTAGGTAGACCTGATGCTTTGAAAGGGGAATCAATAGTAGCCTTTGTCACTTTGAAAACTGGTGCAGTAGAGAACGAACATATAGAGGCACAATTTAAAAAACATGTCGTGAATGAAATAGGACCTATTGCTAAACCTGATGAAATTAGATTTACTGATTCTCTTCCCAAAACAAGAAGTGGAAAAATTATGCGCAGGATCTTGAGAGCACTAGCTTCGGGTGATGAAATAAGCGGAGATACAAGTACTCTTGAAGATAGATCAGTTTTAGATAAATTAAGAGGGTAATATTAAATTTTCCAGTGAGTTATTTGATCGACTATTAATTCAATTTTTTTATATTTTAAATAGCTTTGCAAATTAGACTTTAGTATTTTTTCTCTTAGGCCTATGCTTACTGGGGTTAGATGATTACCATCAAGTTGCATAATCTTAGAATTATCCGAAGGTCTTGCATTTAATGATTTAAGTAATAAATCATTTTGATCAAGATTATCATTTTTAAATTTTATTAATAGATTATTTATTTGCTCATAGTGTTCTCTCACAAGATTTAATGTTTCTGCAGGGCTTGGACTAAATTCACTTTGAAAGTCAAGCTTTTGAGACATTTTTCTGAGAAAAGGGATAGATTTATCTGCCTTGAAATTATTGAAGCTTATAGCTACTAAACCATTGCAATTTCTTCCTGCATCAGGTGCTAGTAAATGTAATTTACATCCAAGACTATGACCCAGCCTTATTGATTTTGGTATGCAGCCAACTCTTTTTTCAAGAATTTTTCGAGATTGACGGAATTGTTTCCACGCATGATTTGATTGAAGTTGATGATCAAAGTTAGGTATATAGCTCCATGAATGAACTGCAAAATTTTTTTGTAACAGACCAGAAATAAGTCTTTTGTATGTAACTTCTGGTTTTATTGAAATATAGCTACCTCCAATTATTTCTACCAGCCCAACTGGTCTTGATGGCCATTGGCAAAAAACATCACTTATACGTCTTAAAGTGCTCATTAATGATGAATCACCCTATATAGAGAAATAGAAAAAGATTATAAGTTAAATATAAGTATCTTTTCTTTCTAATGTTCTACTAAGTTTGTATTAAACTCTGGTTTTTTGATGATAATAGAAGCATGACTAATTAATTTTGATGTGAAAGAAGAGCAAAATTATCAGAAAGCGAGTGAGCAGCTTGACTTTCTAAATAGAACAACTAAAGATACTCCCAGTAAAAAAGAGAAAGATCTAGGAGTAAGATCTTCTTTTAAATCAAACGTAGAACGTGTTGAGATTTTAAGTATTGAAAATTCACCTGAGAATATCTTGATTTTGGATACGGAAACCACAGGTCTTGACAATAAAAATGATGATTGTCTTGAAGTAGGTTCGATTCTTTTTAATGTCAAAAGTAGATCGGTGTTAGCGCAGCAATCTTTTCTTTTACCAGTTGAAAATAACAACGCAGAAAAAATAAATAATATTCCTGCTGAAATAACTAGATTGCCTCAACCTCTAACTGAAGCAATTAAATATTTTGAATCTTTGGTTCGAGTATCAGATGTGATAGTTGCTCACAATGCAGAATTTGATATGAAATGGTTCGGTTTTAATAAATTGCCTCAGATTGAAAAACAATGGATTTGTTCTATGGACGATATAACTTGGCCCGCTGATAGACAATTAAAGACTCGACCTTCTGTAAGAGATCTTGCATTGGCTTATGGTGTCCCGGTTTGGAACGCACATAGAGCTTTGACAGATTGCATATATTTGGCAGAGGTTTTTAAAAGATGTAGTGAACTTGAAAAACTATTGATTAGAGCGTTAGAACCAAAAGTATTAATTCGCGCTGAGATCTCTTACGAGGAAAGATATTTAGCGAAAAACGCTGGCTTCAGGTGGAATGACTCAATTAAGGGTGCTTGGTCTAGAAAAATGAGTCGTCGGGATATTGAAAAATTAGAATTCCCAGTACATGAGGTTGATTGTGATGATTGAAGTTGATTTTTCATAAAGTACTCATTTCAAATATTTGCTATGTGTTTAATGTATTGAGTAATGAGTTTTTTTAGAGTGTTCTCCATGATTGATTTATGAGAAAAAATTTCACAAAAAAAAATATAGTTGGTCGGTTTTCCTTTGTTAAAAGTAAGACTGATGGTAACGAATTGAAAAAGCGTCTAAGACAATGGCAGCATTCAAGAAGTTGGGCTCGTTTAATTTGTGAAGCGGAAAAGATGTGGAGTCTTGAATCAAGAGAACTAAAGAGGCTCGGAGCTATGGAATTAATTCAACTTCAAAATGAAATGCCTTTTAATGTGAGAAGAAGAGTTAATTTTTGGTTAGTTAAATATTCAGGCGCTACTCGATTAGATGATTAAGCTAAATATGCTTTCTAAATTGAGTCTCACTAATTTGCTTTAGTAGGAATGACTCATTGATTATTATTTTACAGTTTACGTAAACAATTACTATTAAACAAACAACAAATAATTTTACTGAAGCTACTTTGACCAATCTCAAGAATTTAAGAGGAATGGTAGATCTTTTACCTGCTCAAAGTCAGAGCTGGCAAAAGGTTGAATCAATTGCACTCAAGC is a window of Prochlorococcus marinus str. MIT 0917 DNA encoding:
- a CDS encoding 3'-5' exonuclease, which translates into the protein MKEEQNYQKASEQLDFLNRTTKDTPSKKEKDLGVRSSFKSNVERVEILSIENSPENILILDTETTGLDNKNDDCLEVGSILFNVKSRSVLAQQSFLLPVENNNAEKINNIPAEITRLPQPLTEAIKYFESLVRVSDVIVAHNAEFDMKWFGFNKLPQIEKQWICSMDDITWPADRQLKTRPSVRDLALAYGVPVWNAHRALTDCIYLAEVFKRCSELEKLLIRALEPKVLIRAEISYEERYLAKNAGFRWNDSIKGAWSRKMSRRDIEKLEFPVHEVDCDD
- the acs gene encoding acetate--CoA ligase, whose protein sequence is MNSDNSNSIESVLQEQRVFPPSDDFSNKSRISSFSKYLEMSEMARSDPDKFWGDAAREELHWFESFDKVLDWSKPPFAKWFDGGKINISYNCLDRHLNSSIANKIALIWEGEPGDQKKYTYKQLYKEVCKAANALKSIGIGKGDLVALYMPMVPEAAIAMLACARIGAPHSVVFGGFSSEALRDRLINGEAKAIITADGGFRKDKVIPLKDAVDSALEGGACPKVESVLVVQRTKKNIAMDDGRDYWWHEIVDSQTEECLPEKMDSEDCLFVLYTSGSTGKPKGVVHSTAGYNLWSHLTFKWIFDIRENDVYWCTADVGWITGHSYIVYGPLSNGATTVMYEGVPRPSNPGAFWDVIQKHKVSIFYTAPTAIRAFMKAGEKLPQQYDLSSLRLLGTVGEPINPEAWIWYRDVIGGGRCPIVDTWWQTETGGVMISPLPGATPTKPGSATFPLPGIEADVVNSDGDSVANNEGGYLVVKRPWPGMMRNVYGDEKRFRESYWEYLKPSDKSYIYFAGDGARRDEEGYFWVMGRVDDVINVSGHRLGTMEIESALVSHELISEAAVVGRPDALKGESIVAFVTLKTGAVENEHIEAQFKKHVVNEIGPIAKPDEIRFTDSLPKTRSGKIMRRILRALASGDEISGDTSTLEDRSVLDKLRG
- a CDS encoding DUF1350 family protein; its protein translation is MSTLRRISDVFCQWPSRPVGLVEIIGGSYISIKPEVTYKRLISGLLQKNFAVHSWSYIPNFDHQLQSNHAWKQFRQSRKILEKRVGCIPKSIRLGHSLGCKLHLLAPDAGRNCNGLVAISFNNFKADKSIPFLRKMSQKLDFQSEFSPSPAETLNLVREHYEQINNLLIKFKNDNLDQNDLLLKSLNARPSDNSKIMQLDGNHLTPVSIGLREKILKSNLQSYLKYKKIELIVDQITHWKI